The Vibrio coralliilyticus genome segment AAAACCTAAAGGTGGAAAGTGGAATTACGATGCGAACAATCGCAACAAACTCAAAACAGCGGATATAAAACGTTTGCCGACCCCTCTGTTGTTTGGTAATGATGTCACCGAGATTAGAGCGTCGCTTGAGCGGCACAATATCAGCACCATAGGGCAACTTGAAGGCCCGTTGTTATGGCCGATTAACCGCAATCAAAGTCTGACGCTTCTTGCCCACTTTTGCTCCGTATGCCTACCTAACTTTGGTCGGTTTCAAGATGCAATGACGCAGGTGCATGAATCAAAATGGTCGCTTTACCATAGTCGATTGTCCTTCGCCTTAAACAGCAAAATGCTTCACCCTCTTGAAGTGATTGATAGTGCGCTGTCAGCGTATGAGTCAAACCCAGACATTGATATTTCTCAGGCAGAAGGTTTTATACGTCAAATACTTGGTTGGAGGGAATATATTCGAGGTGTCTACTGGGCCAATATGCCAGACTATGCTGAGCACAACCATTTCGACGCTAAGCGCCACTTGCCGAAGTATTTTTGGTCTGGGGAAACAAAAATGGCATGTATGAAGGAAGCTATCGGGCAATCGTTGGATTTCGCCTACGCGCACCATATTCAAAGGCTTATGGTGACGGGCAACTTCTGTTTGTTAACGGAGATTGACCCAGCCCAGGTTGATAAGTGGTATCTCGGTATCTACGTGGATGCGATTGAATGGGTAGAAATGCCTAATACCCGAGGTATGGCTCTGTTCGCGGATGGTGGCATTGTAGGAACTAAA includes the following:
- a CDS encoding cryptochrome/photolyase family protein; this encodes MTFNTIRLILGDQLNARHSWFQDVDQSVLYLIAELHPEATYVRHHVQKVCAFFAAMRAFARELQQDGHQVLHLNLDQTLEFSDVSQLVHHYVKESGAAVFEYQRPDEFRLATLLNEIEIQGCRIQRTESEHFLLPFEQIEQHFPQGKHIMMEHFYRKMRKNFSILMDDGKPKGGKWNYDANNRNKLKTADIKRLPTPLLFGNDVTEIRASLERHNISTIGQLEGPLLWPINRNQSLTLLAHFCSVCLPNFGRFQDAMTQVHESKWSLYHSRLSFALNSKMLHPLEVIDSALSAYESNPDIDISQAEGFIRQILGWREYIRGVYWANMPDYAEHNHFDAKRHLPKYFWSGETKMACMKEAIGQSLDFAYAHHIQRLMVTGNFCLLTEIDPAQVDKWYLGIYVDAIEWVEMPNTRGMALFADGGIVGTKPYAASGAYIDRMSDYCKGCHYNHSEKTQDNACPLNSLYWRFMHKHREMLTQNPRIGVIYRSWDNLEEQAQSEILQKAEHYLEHIETL